A single SAR202 cluster bacterium DNA region contains:
- a CDS encoding CBS domain-containing protein: MAQTVGEIMTTDVVTVQFEATVLEAAQLMRDEDIGDVVVMQDDKTVGILTDRDIVVRVVAEGKDFNTTVSEIASHSLTTVSSETDIDDAIDLMGDEAIRLLPVVDNGRLVGILSLGDLAIDEDETSALSEISTAPPNN; the protein is encoded by the coding sequence ATGGCACAGACCGTAGGCGAGATCATGACGACCGACGTTGTTACGGTGCAGTTCGAAGCTACCGTACTTGAAGCGGCGCAGCTCATGCGCGACGAGGACATCGGCGACGTGGTGGTCATGCAGGACGACAAGACGGTCGGCATCCTGACCGACCGAGACATCGTCGTCAGGGTCGTGGCGGAGGGTAAGGATTTCAACACTACTGTGAGCGAGATCGCGAGCCACAGCCTCACGACCGTCTCTTCCGAGACCGATATTGACGATGCGATCGACCTGATGGGCGATGAGGCGATCCGCCTCCTGCCTGTGGTGGACAACGGCAGGCTGGTCGGCATCCTCTCGCTCGGCGACCTCGCGATCGATGAGGACGAGACCTCGGCCCTCAGCGAGATAAGCACGGCCCCTCCCAACAACTAG